GTTCTAATAAAATCTACTCAATGCTGCTGATGTCCAGGGTTTGATGAATTGAAAAGTAAGGGTAACTTGAATTACAGAAGAAATACAAGAACCATTTGTTATTGTTGGTAGAAATATAGACGACAAGTTGTCTGTTTCCTAGACTCAAAAATGTCTATCTTGTCAAGGTTACGTTGTATCACTGTCGATGTCACTGGTACTCTTATAGCTTACAAAGGACAACTTGGAGATTACTACTGTATGGCTGCCAAATCTGCTGGGTTGCCTTGCCCAGACTACAAACGCATGCACGAGGGATTTAAAATTGCATACACCGACATGGCAAAGCAGTACCCTTGTTTTGGTCATGCAGCTAAAATGCCCAACATTGTCTGGTGGAAGACATGTGTGAGAGACTCATTTGTTAAGGTAAGATATGGAGTACTAAGTCTTAAGTTATCTTCAACTAAGTCTATTTGTTATGTAGCTTTCCACTCTGATTCAAAAACATAAAATCGAGATTGTTTAACAGGCAGGTTATGACTATGACGAAGAGACATTTGAGAAGGTTTTCAGACGCATATACTCAACTTTTGGTTCCGCTGCACCTTATACCATCTTCCCAGACTCCCAACCATTTCTTAGATGGGCAAGGAAACAGGGGCTCATTGTTGGGATTGTGAGCAATGCAGAATACCGCTACCAGGACGTCATCCTTCCATCCTTGGGTTTGAACAAGGTAAACTAATCTGCTccattaatgaaacaatattcgTTTAACTCGTTTGGTTTCAACTTAGTCCTAAAATCAGTTTCCTGGCGTATGTACCTCTCTACTGAAAATATTTTGGATGGGAACTAAAGGGATTTTTCTGTACTCAGGGAACGGAATGGGATTTTGGTGTCTTCTCTGGACTCGAAGGTGTGGAAAAGCCAAACCCAAGAATCTACGAGATTGCCCTCGAGAGAGCTGGAAACATTCCCCCGGAGGAAGTGTTACACATAGGTGACAGCATGAGGAAAGACTACATTCCAGCTACAAGTCTGGGGATGCATGGACTACTGCTGGATAGATTTAAGACCCCTGACGCTCAAAGCTGGAGGGATTCAGGTGCACCCGTACTTCCTGATCTAGAGGCTGCAGTAACTTGGCTTACTTCAGAAAAGGCATAGAAGCAGTAGTTTtcttacaaaataaaaaagagaatTATACCAAAGTTTAATGTTCAGTGGTGGACAGAGTTAGGTTGTCGCGGATCACTTGAAGAAGATTCATTCATACAGTTCACCACCAGCTCCACCCAAAGACGACGCTTAGAAGCTGAATGTAGTTGTAGTTGTTAGTCTGCAGTCTTTTACATGTTGTAAACTTGATGACTTTGGTGGATTCTGGTATCCTCATAATGTTGTACAGAATCCAGTTCTCTGTTGTCatattaaattaaattaagaaataaaaacgtTACTCTTTTTACATGGATTTTCTACCTGGTCCCCAAATATAAGAAGAGTCGGTGGCAAACTGGACTAACCCAAAACTAGACCAAACAAAATTGGATCGGACGAATCAACTCATCTAACCTAACTGTAGGCGCGGAGAATATATTCCAATTCAAAGTCACTCAAATTTGTGTCGTCTTAAACCCAAAATCTACAGCTCCTAACTCTGTGATCTGGTAAGTCTTGTCCTCTCGAAATCAAATTTACTTGGTTGAAAAACTTATCATGCAGTTAATGTGTTTGAGCAAATTCCTCTGTCATGTTTTTAAGCCTGAGACCAAATTTTATTCTAATTCATGTTTCTAAGTTAACATCTTTGTAGAATTTTGATCAAAGCAAAGGGCTTTGGGTTCTATTGATtaatggagaagaaaaaggagCTTGGAGGTTTGCTAGATATTCTTCCTCCTGTCGACTTCTGTTGCTCATATGGATCGTCTCTCCTTCCAAACAACAATGACAAGGTTTCTTCTCTTGTGCTTGCCTTCCTTTTTGACTACCACTTTTGTCTGTTCGACTTCTTTGGTGTTTCTTTATGCAGCTagaaattttcttttttctgttcaGAGTTCAATGGTAGACTACATTATAGGAGTGTCGGATCCCTTGCAGTGGCATGATCAGGTAACTTTTGGAAATCAACTGTTTCAGTAGGAGATAACTGAAAGATCCCAAACTGATGATGTTGGGGATCCAAATTGAAACTGGTCGTGAATTGCAGAATTTGAAAATGAATAGGAATCACTATGCCTCATGGATGATGCAGTTTGGCGGAGCAAAAGTGGTACTCCTTTTTTGCCCATTTATCCTCTGCGTGTCGTCAAATTTTCAGTTCAAAGCTCTTTACTCATCCCAACCTTCACAAAACATAGGTAATTAATCAGTTCCACATATTTGATCGGTTGTATTGGCCTTGTTAGATTACGGGAATTGCTGAGAGCATTGGAGTTGGAGTGCACTTTAACCCATATGTCACTTGGGAAGACAAGGTACTGATCTTTCAACTCATCGGCATGAGAACTTTGTCCTATGTATGGAAATGTAACAAAGTTTACCACGTTAATCCTATAATATCCCTATTCCTCACTGGAGGAACACAGATGGTCAAGTATGGTGTTGTTCGAATGCATAACTTGGTACATGATCTTTTGAACTGGGAAAGCTTCTACTTAAGTGGGAGATTGCAGAAACCGGTATGTCTATTTATGTGTAAcgatttttttcttaaagatgCTTGGCATTTGGAAGAGTCTTTATGATGATAGATGTTGTTCCCTGTCAGGTTCATATACTTGCAGACAGTATAGACATTGAAAATCTGAACTTGAATAATCTGAGAGCCGCGACTTCTACTGCACTTCTTCTTTTGCCATCAGAATTTAGTGAGGTTTGATCTTGGTTCTCATTCAGTCTGGAAAAAGAACTACTTGAATAAAATTCATGTATTCTCTCTGTTCTGATGCAGGAAGATCTTTATGCTAAAATCTGTAGCCTCTCCTATATGGGTGATTTGCGAATGTTTTTTGCAGAGGACAAGAACAAGGTATTCGTTCTGGCAGTGTTTGTCTAGATAATTGTCGATTCCATGCTTATAATGTCATCTACATTATCTGCCACAGGTGAAAAGAATTGTTCAAGGGCAATTTGATTTATTTCAAAAGAGTTACAAGCCATTTGTCGATGAATATGCTGCCAAAGACTTGTTGAGATTCTCATCGTCCAGTGATCCTAAAGTACAAATAGCTCAGGTTTGAACAAACGCTTACTCTTGGAAATTTAATGACCCTCTACAAAAATCATATAACCTTGATCCATCGGTTATTAACtagtttttgtttcattttggcAAAAGGACTGTGCTTTACCTGCAACCCGCTCTCTTGTTTCTTCTCTACCTTCATCAGTCCGAAGCGGAATGGGGATGAGATTAGGAGATGAAGTAAAAGTCAGTGACTCAGGTATGAAAGAAAGTATCATGTCAATTATGCCTATTGCAAGGATTACCCAGGTTTAGAGATTTTCGTGTTTTGGTGATTTTGATAAATGTATGTAATTATGTATCAGTTACCAGAGGTTGCCCTTATTCAACCTCTCATGTGTGCCATCATGTTTTACAAGCTATTGTTGTTACTCTTCGGGATGTTTGGTTCTGACATTGTAATCTGTTTCCAGGTCGAGTGATACGTGAAGTTGTAATCGGCTCAAGAGAAGAGACTGTAGATTGTCTGCGAAAGGTGCTGAGGCGTAAAGTTATGGTATCAAGTGCTAGACAAGCTTTTGCAGGATTATTGTCTGCTGGTGCTGTCAACTCAGCTCAGTATCTCACAAGAAAGATGGGCAAAGCTTTGAAATCCTGGATGTGAAGCTTTTCTTGTACTGCTTTGTTTTTGTATGTCCATAAGATTAAGTTGGCACACAGTGTTCTACTTCACTGTGTTTCACCCTAAATTAGATTGTTGTAGTTGCTAGCAATATTTAAGTGTCTTTAGCTGATTTTGGCTTCCCTTTTATGCTAGATGTGTCAGATGACACTTGAAAGGCGTCAATGCAAAACCTTAATCATTAACTTTGAATTCTTACATTTCTAGTTTCAAAAAGTCGGTTTTTTTAATATGAAAAACAAACCATTTTTGCTTCAAAATGTTACAGAAGTTGCAAGTAGAATAAAGACTATTCGATATATCAAGCAGCGGCTTCCGCGGATGAGGACACCTTCTTGAAAACATAAACAGGGTCTCCAACTTGAATAACTTTGTCTTTTCCTTCAGTTAGAGAGTCCCTGCAGACTAAATTCTGCCCGAAATAAACCTGCAGATCCATTGAATAAACATGTATGTAAGCTACTGGGTTCAGCAACTCCAACAGTGGGTAGATATTTGTTCACTTATACGTTCTCACCTTCCCTGCTTGCTTTTTGTTTAGACCCAAGACTTTGTCTGACCGAAACTTCATGAGTGTTTCAGTTGGTTCAGCGCCTGAAAAGATCCCAGTCTCTTGATTTACTGTAGGTACCTGATTACAACAAGAAGCTCCACATGAAAGCACGCTAACATAAAATTGTGCCAGGGGATATACTATTATATATGCATTGTCAGAATCCAAACAATAACAGCAAAGAAAAGCTAGCTGCCAGGACAGAATACCACCTTTcaaattaaaattgaaatataGGAATCAAGTAGATTACCTTACACCGTGCACATAACTTAACACCATGAAAAACTGACTTGTTTATTTTGATTTCTGTCCACAAGTCCTCCGCAAATGGGTCACAGCCATCAATCAAAATGCTGGGAAAATATCAACAGGAAGCAAATTACAAAGATCCGTGGACAAGAAGTTTACTTAACAAAAATCACAGGTGGTAAAACACTTGACTACAAACTTGGGTCTGAAACGATTAATTGACACGGGCTCCTCGAGAAGTTCATTTAATGCATTCAGCGATCCCTGTAAAAAAGTTGTATTAGTTCATTATAATGTTTGGGTATTGGTAAATTCAGTTTCACTGCATAATTTTGTTGCTGACTTAGTCTAACCTGAGATGCCAACAAGAATGGATACTCATCATGAAACATGGTTCTGTACTGGTTGCTGCGAGCATACTCGGGATCTACGACCCTATTTTGTGATGCTGCAACAATTAAGCAGCACTAAAATATGTTCATAAAATGGTTGACACCCTTAATCTTTAAAGCATCTGCACATCAATGCAAGTTAGGTAGCTCTAGCtagaacaagtcaagtcatattTACTAATTACAAATGATAATTAACCGTATTCACAACTCACTGCCACAATTTGAAGAGGAGGATTTATGTATACCTGTATTGAAACGAACTAAACGATATTGTTTTCCAAGATAATTGGACAA
This is a stretch of genomic DNA from Papaver somniferum cultivar HN1 chromosome 1, ASM357369v1, whole genome shotgun sequence. It encodes these proteins:
- the LOC113313663 gene encoding haloacid dehalogenase-like hydrolase domain-containing protein 3 yields the protein MSILSRLRCITVDVTGTLIAYKGQLGDYYCMAAKSAGLPCPDYKRMHEGFKIAYTDMAKQYPCFGHAAKMPNIVWWKTCVRDSFVKAGYDYDEETFEKVFRRIYSTFGSAAPYTIFPDSQPFLRWARKQGLIVGIVSNAEYRYQDVILPSLGLNKGTEWDFGVFSGLEGVEKPNPRIYEIALERAGNIPPEEVLHIGDSMRKDYIPATSLGMHGLLLDRFKTPDAQSWRDSGAPVLPDLEAAVTWLTSEKA
- the LOC113313691 gene encoding phosphatidate cytidylyltransferase, mitochondrial-like isoform X1 — translated: MEKKKELGGLLDILPPVDFCCSYGSSLLPNNNDKSSMVDYIIGVSDPLQWHDQNLKMNRNHYASWMMQFGGAKVITGIAESIGVGVHFNPYVTWEDKMVKYGVVRMHNLVHDLLNWESFYLSGRLQKPVHILADSIDIENLNLNNLRAATSTALLLLPSEFSEEDLYAKICSLSYMGDLRMFFAEDKNKVKRIVQGQFDLFQKSYKPFVDEYAAKDLLRFSSSSDPKVQIAQDCALPATRSLVSSLPSSVRSGMGMRLGDEVKVSDSGRVIREVVIGSREETVDCLRKVLRRKVMVSSARQAFAGLLSAGAVNSAQYLTRKMGKALKSWM
- the LOC113313691 gene encoding phosphatidate cytidylyltransferase, mitochondrial-like isoform X2 encodes the protein MIRNHYASWMMQFGGAKVITGIAESIGVGVHFNPYVTWEDKMVKYGVVRMHNLVHDLLNWESFYLSGRLQKPVHILADSIDIENLNLNNLRAATSTALLLLPSEFSEEDLYAKICSLSYMGDLRMFFAEDKNKVKRIVQGQFDLFQKSYKPFVDEYAAKDLLRFSSSSDPKVQIAQDCALPATRSLVSSLPSSVRSGMGMRLGDEVKVSDSGRVIREVVIGSREETVDCLRKVLRRKVMVSSARQAFAGLLSAGAVNSAQYLTRKMGKALKSWM
- the LOC113313705 gene encoding mitochondrial amidoxime reducing component 2-like; translation: MEAVSSLLGSVFGGASSDSAATITSIFIYPIKSCKGISVPQAPISSTGFRWDRQWVVVNAKGRACTQRVEPKLALLEPHLPADAFNQGWEPTHSSYLVLRAPGMEELKVSLTKTCDVIDDITVWEWNGSALDEGDQVSEWLSNYLGKQYRLVRFNTASQNRVVDPEYARSNQYRTMFHDEYPFLLASQGSLNALNELLEEPVSINRFRPNILIDGCDPFAEDLWTEIKINKSVFHGVKLCARCKVPTVNQETGIFSGAEPTETLMKFRSDKVLGLNKKQAGKVYFGQNLVCRDSLTEGKDKVIQVGDPVYVFKKVSSSAEAAA